From Sinorhizobium sp. RAC02, a single genomic window includes:
- a CDS encoding ABC transporter substrate-binding protein: MITRRTALGLLATAFVPGLARTAFAESDYLKPKVEAGELPSVAERLPKTPRIINNAALGGAPGVQGGTARMLIGGQRDVRLMPINSYSRLVGYDRDLKLQADILESFTVEEARIFTFRLREGHKWSSGAPFTVEDFRYCWEEVILNRELLKGGPPVDLLVEGKPPTFEVVDPLTVRYSWERPIPDFLPKLAAPIPLVLALPSAYMRQFHKKFQAADVLKKHIHKQRVDDWRGLHIKMSRQNRPENPDLPTLEAWRPRTAPPAEQFIFDRNPFFHRVDENGVQLPYIDRVVMNVSSPDLISAKTATGESDLQTANLDFADYTLLKEAETTYPLNVLLWKRTLGSRVALIPNLNCGDEGWRKVLRDVRVRRAMSLAINRTEINKAVFYGLGQESANTVLPESSLFKLDYAKAWASYDPDQANRLLDEAGLDKRDDEGLRQLPDGRSAHVVVESAGESTLETDVLELITDHFRTVGLGLFVRTSQRDIFRSRAIGGEVVMSVWYGLDNGVPTPEMSPSELAPTSDDQYQWPVWGMYFATVKTKGEPPDMPEVQYLVEKYDAWQMTTTDDERATIWHEMLAHHADQVFTIGTVNGISQPVVRARRMRNVPDKALYGFNPTSFLGVYMPDTFWYEGGA, from the coding sequence ATGATCACGCGCCGCACCGCGCTCGGCCTTCTCGCGACAGCTTTCGTTCCGGGCCTTGCCCGCACGGCCTTTGCGGAATCCGATTACCTGAAACCCAAGGTGGAGGCGGGAGAACTGCCCTCTGTTGCCGAACGGTTGCCGAAGACACCGCGTATCATAAACAACGCGGCCCTTGGTGGCGCGCCCGGCGTCCAGGGTGGTACCGCACGCATGTTGATCGGTGGGCAACGCGACGTCCGCCTGATGCCGATCAACAGTTATTCGCGCCTCGTCGGCTACGACCGGGACTTGAAGCTCCAGGCGGATATCCTGGAATCCTTCACCGTGGAGGAGGCGCGTATCTTCACCTTCCGCCTGCGTGAAGGGCACAAATGGTCGAGCGGCGCCCCCTTCACCGTCGAAGATTTTCGCTACTGCTGGGAAGAGGTCATTCTCAACCGGGAACTCCTCAAGGGGGGGCCGCCGGTGGATCTGCTCGTCGAGGGCAAGCCGCCGACTTTCGAGGTGGTCGATCCGCTGACGGTGCGCTACAGCTGGGAAAGGCCGATCCCGGACTTCCTGCCAAAACTCGCTGCCCCCATCCCCTTGGTGTTGGCACTGCCATCCGCCTACATGCGGCAGTTCCACAAGAAATTTCAGGCCGCCGACGTTCTGAAAAAGCATATCCACAAGCAGCGCGTCGACGATTGGCGCGGCCTGCATATCAAGATGTCGCGGCAGAACCGGCCGGAAAATCCGGATCTGCCGACGCTTGAAGCCTGGCGCCCGCGCACGGCCCCGCCGGCTGAGCAGTTCATCTTCGATCGCAACCCCTTTTTCCACCGGGTGGACGAGAATGGGGTGCAACTGCCCTATATCGACCGCGTGGTGATGAATGTCTCCTCGCCGGACCTCATTTCCGCCAAGACGGCGACCGGGGAAAGCGACCTTCAGACTGCCAATCTCGATTTTGCCGACTACACGCTCCTCAAGGAAGCCGAAACGACCTATCCGCTGAATGTGCTGCTCTGGAAGCGCACGCTCGGCTCGCGCGTCGCGCTGATCCCGAACCTCAACTGCGGCGACGAAGGCTGGCGGAAGGTTTTGCGGGACGTGCGGGTGCGCCGGGCCATGTCGCTCGCCATCAACCGCACGGAAATCAACAAGGCCGTTTTTTACGGACTTGGCCAGGAGAGCGCCAACACGGTGCTGCCGGAAAGTTCGCTCTTCAAGCTGGACTATGCCAAGGCCTGGGCATCATATGACCCGGACCAGGCCAATCGCCTGCTCGACGAGGCGGGCCTCGACAAACGCGACGACGAAGGCCTGCGCCAGCTGCCGGACGGCCGCTCTGCCCATGTCGTCGTGGAAAGCGCCGGCGAAAGCACGCTGGAGACAGACGTGCTGGAGCTGATCACCGACCATTTCCGCACCGTCGGCCTGGGACTTTTCGTGCGCACATCGCAGCGCGACATCTTCCGCAGCCGCGCGATCGGCGGCGAGGTCGTGATGTCCGTGTGGTACGGGCTCGATAACGGCGTGCCGACTCCCGAAATGTCGCCCTCCGAACTCGCGCCGACCTCCGACGATCAGTACCAGTGGCCGGTCTGGGGCATGTATTTCGCGACCGTCAAAACCAAGGGCGAACCGCCGGATATGCCGGAAGTGCAATACCTCGTCGAGAAATACGATGCCTGGCAGATGACGACGACCGACGACGAGCGGGCGACGATCTGGCATGAGATGCTGGCGCACCATGCCGACCAGGTCTTCACCATCGGCACCGTCAACGGCATTTCCCAGCCGGTCGTGCGCGCTCGGCGGATGCGCAACGTGCCCGACAAGGCACTCTACGGCTTCAACCCGACCAGTTTCCTCGGCGTCTACATGCCGGATACGTTCTGGTACGAAGGGGGCGCGTGA
- a CDS encoding glycosyltransferase: MTAHAAANDAGRAPRVFFYVQHLLGIGHLARASRIARALGENGFEVTLVTGGMPVDGFPGPGINHVALPSIAVGDGGFAALVDANGNVVDEAFKADRRDRLLTAYHACQPDVVILEAFPFGRRQVRFELLPLIDAIEKSEPRPLLMTSLRDILQERAKPGRDEETIDLVVRHFDRVLVHGDPAFVRLEDTFPLANQIADRVLYTGLVGAAPADPPAKRYDIVVSAGGGAVGAGLVEAALQASRRLGDIGRWLIITGPNMPQADFERFAAQSAENVELVRFRTDFRSLLTTARLSISQAGYNTVCDILQAGCASVLVPFASGGETEQTARAQRLERLGQAVVVMEEALSAETMASAISRALSAEAEKNVPVLQLDGANRTAEMLRDLLK; this comes from the coding sequence ATGACCGCCCATGCCGCGGCGAACGACGCTGGCAGGGCGCCGCGTGTCTTCTTCTATGTCCAGCACCTACTCGGCATCGGGCATCTGGCACGCGCCAGCCGTATCGCGCGTGCGCTCGGGGAAAACGGTTTCGAGGTCACACTCGTCACCGGCGGCATGCCCGTCGATGGCTTTCCCGGTCCCGGCATCAACCACGTCGCCTTGCCCTCCATCGCGGTTGGTGACGGCGGCTTTGCAGCGCTTGTGGATGCGAATGGAAACGTCGTCGATGAAGCCTTCAAGGCCGATCGGCGCGACAGGCTTCTCACCGCCTACCATGCGTGCCAGCCGGACGTCGTCATTCTGGAGGCCTTTCCCTTCGGCCGCCGGCAGGTGCGTTTCGAGCTTCTGCCGCTGATCGACGCGATCGAAAAGAGCGAGCCGCGGCCGCTGCTCATGACATCGTTGCGCGACATTCTCCAGGAGCGCGCCAAGCCGGGGCGCGACGAGGAAACCATCGACCTCGTCGTCCGCCATTTCGACCGTGTCCTTGTTCACGGCGATCCCGCCTTCGTGCGGCTTGAAGATACCTTTCCGCTGGCAAACCAGATTGCCGATCGCGTCCTCTATACCGGCCTTGTCGGTGCCGCACCGGCCGACCCGCCGGCTAAACGCTACGATATCGTCGTCTCCGCCGGTGGTGGTGCAGTCGGCGCAGGGCTGGTCGAGGCAGCACTCCAGGCGTCCCGGCGCCTTGGCGATATCGGGCGCTGGCTGATCATTACCGGTCCCAACATGCCGCAGGCCGATTTCGAACGCTTCGCGGCGCAATCGGCTGAAAATGTCGAGCTTGTGCGCTTCAGGACCGATTTCCGCAGCCTGCTGACGACCGCCCGGTTGTCGATATCGCAGGCCGGCTACAATACCGTCTGCGATATTCTACAAGCCGGCTGCGCCTCGGTGCTCGTGCCCTTCGCATCGGGCGGCGAGACGGAGCAGACGGCCCGCGCGCAGCGGCTGGAACGACTCGGCCAGGCGGTCGTCGTGATGGAGGAGGCGCTTTCTGCGGAAACGATGGCCAGCGCAATTTCCCGCGCACTATCGGCTGAAGCAGAGAAAAATGTGCCTGTTTTGCAACTAGATGGCGCCAATCGCACGGCCGAGATGCTGAGGGACCTACTAAAGTAG
- a CDS encoding ABC transporter permease, whose amino-acid sequence MKTSLPEPGAPLAHFVSDAPFDPYAAERKTEELQAVAQASQFQLMWWHFRRHKMALASGIFLIVVYLMITISEFLAPYNLHTRNIDFIYSPPQTLRFMHEGAFVGPFVYGQRMTLNMDNLKRVYTDDTSDVQKLRFFCRGDAYKFWGLFKSDVHLVCPAEGGQFFFLGTDRLGRDMLSRILYGARISLTIGALGVMMSFVLGIVIGGLAGYHGGWFDLVVQRVIEVLQSIPSIPLWMALAAIIPVTWSPIFVYIGITIILGMLDWTGLARAVRSKLLALREEDYVLAAQVMGAGSARIIRRHLIPGFMSHLIASATLTIPGMILGETALSFLGLGLRPPITSWGILLTEARSINIIALYPWLLYPVVPVVLVILAFNFLGDGLRDAADPYK is encoded by the coding sequence GTGAAGACCTCGCTCCCTGAACCCGGCGCGCCCCTCGCCCATTTCGTCTCCGACGCGCCGTTCGATCCCTATGCCGCCGAGCGCAAGACGGAAGAGCTGCAGGCAGTCGCCCAGGCCTCGCAGTTCCAATTGATGTGGTGGCATTTCCGCCGGCACAAGATGGCGCTTGCCTCCGGCATCTTCCTGATCGTGGTCTACCTGATGATCACGATCAGCGAGTTCCTGGCGCCCTACAACCTGCACACCCGCAACATCGACTTCATCTATTCCCCGCCGCAGACGTTGCGCTTCATGCACGAGGGCGCGTTCGTCGGCCCCTTCGTCTACGGCCAGCGCATGACGCTGAACATGGACAATCTGAAGCGGGTCTATACGGACGATACGTCGGACGTGCAGAAACTGCGTTTCTTCTGCCGCGGCGATGCTTACAAATTCTGGGGCCTCTTCAAGTCGGATGTCCATCTCGTCTGCCCGGCGGAAGGCGGACAGTTCTTCTTCCTCGGCACCGATCGGCTGGGCCGGGACATGCTCTCGCGCATCCTTTATGGCGCCCGCATTTCGCTGACCATCGGCGCGCTCGGCGTGATGATGAGCTTCGTTCTCGGGATCGTGATCGGCGGGCTTGCCGGCTATCACGGCGGCTGGTTCGACCTCGTCGTGCAGCGCGTGATCGAGGTTCTGCAGTCCATTCCCAGCATTCCGCTGTGGATGGCGCTTGCCGCCATCATACCCGTCACCTGGAGCCCTATTTTCGTCTATATCGGCATTACGATCATCCTCGGCATGCTCGACTGGACCGGGCTGGCGCGCGCCGTACGCTCGAAACTTCTTGCCTTACGCGAGGAAGATTATGTATTGGCGGCGCAAGTCATGGGTGCTGGCAGCGCCCGCATCATTCGCCGCCATCTCATTCCCGGCTTCATGTCCCACCTGATCGCCAGCGCAACGCTGACCATTCCGGGCATGATCCTCGGGGAGACGGCATTGAGTTTCCTCGGGCTCGGCCTTCGCCCGCCCATCACCAGCTGGGGCATTCTTCTGACAGAGGCCCGCAGCATCAACATTATCGCCCTATACCCATGGCTGCTGTACCCGGTGGTACCTGTCGTATTAGTAATTCTTGCTTTCAACTTCCTTGGCGATGGACTACGCGATGCGGCTGACCCCTATAAGTGA
- a CDS encoding glycosyltransferase, which produces MSAKLRLNAELEKAALHRDAGAFDAARKVLEAVAADPEKAALGPDTALGLPRRLHSALLKLAKAEQDPVKRIGYQYHLVPDPDILAVHGRFTLAEKRAIAEANRAVVPPIIHQIWIGSADLPPSTKAWEHHAKAHGYGYFLWRETDLAEAGVYENKAFQTMLLREDYPGAVDVARYLLVEQEGGIYLDCDWYPARMDISFHDLLPMTGLIAMAEDIPRKTGRGSLLLANSFVAAPAHHPVLTKLNAVLPSVIAAMPEAPAWWSTGPLLFTVIARGGALTLADASFVAGELPRRAPFSEVEAACGTFEAQDAGLLLAWKSW; this is translated from the coding sequence ATGTCAGCCAAGCTACGATTGAACGCGGAACTCGAAAAAGCTGCGCTACACCGGGACGCTGGCGCGTTCGATGCCGCCCGCAAAGTGCTGGAGGCCGTTGCCGCCGATCCGGAGAAGGCGGCGCTGGGGCCGGATACAGCGCTCGGCTTGCCACGTCGGCTGCACTCCGCCCTGCTGAAGCTTGCCAAGGCCGAACAGGACCCCGTCAAGCGCATCGGTTACCAGTACCACCTCGTCCCGGACCCGGACATTCTGGCCGTCCACGGACGGTTCACCCTGGCCGAGAAGCGGGCGATTGCCGAGGCCAACCGGGCCGTGGTGCCGCCGATCATCCACCAGATCTGGATCGGAAGCGCGGACTTGCCGCCATCGACGAAAGCCTGGGAACACCACGCCAAGGCGCATGGCTACGGCTATTTTCTCTGGCGGGAAACGGACCTGGCGGAGGCCGGCGTCTACGAGAACAAAGCCTTCCAGACGATGCTTTTACGCGAAGACTATCCCGGCGCCGTCGATGTCGCGCGCTATCTGCTGGTGGAGCAGGAGGGCGGCATCTATCTCGATTGCGACTGGTATCCGGCCCGCATGGACATCAGTTTCCACGATCTCTTGCCGATGACCGGCCTGATTGCCATGGCGGAGGACATTCCGCGCAAGACCGGCCGCGGCAGCCTTCTGCTAGCCAATTCGTTCGTCGCCGCGCCCGCCCATCACCCGGTTCTGACGAAGCTCAATGCCGTTTTGCCTTCGGTTATCGCAGCGATGCCGGAGGCGCCCGCCTGGTGGTCGACGGGGCCATTGCTGTTTACCGTTATCGCGCGTGGTGGTGCGCTGACGCTTGCGGATGCCTCCTTCGTCGCAGGTGAATTGCCCAGAAGGGCGCCGTTTTCCGAGGTCGAGGCAGCCTGCGGGACCTTCGAAGCACAGGATGCGGGCCTGCTGCTCGCCTGGAAGTCGTGGTAG
- a CDS encoding glycosyltransferase family protein: MSRSFEHARILMYSHDTFGLGHLRRCRTIAHALVEEYRGLNVLIISGATIAGAFDYRARVDFVKIPSVIKLRNGEYTSLERHIDLEDTLNMRRSIIRHTAETFNPDIFIIDKEPMGLSGEVEETLAYLKSRGKRLILGLREVMDAPHLLEAEWKRKDVMHKIDRFYDDIWVYGPPDFYDPLVGLDVPQGVRDKLNFVGFLQRNALQMDRAQYQPSGDYLLVTTGGGGDGAELVQDVLRAYQQDAELTHKALIVLGPYMPQEQRTKLTQEASKIPYVEVIEFDTRMEDLVAGARAVVAMGGYNTYCEILSFDKPALIVPRVQPREEQLIRASRAAELGLVDMLLPDESSDPVRLAAALKALPQRPPPSSGSPELRLEGLRNIARIVGDELAARELTPPAA; encoded by the coding sequence ATGAGCCGCAGCTTCGAACACGCCCGCATCCTCATGTACAGCCACGACACGTTCGGCCTCGGCCATCTGCGCCGGTGTCGCACGATCGCCCATGCGCTGGTCGAGGAGTATCGCGGCCTCAATGTGCTGATCATCTCCGGCGCGACGATCGCCGGCGCCTTCGATTATCGCGCCCGCGTCGACTTCGTGAAGATCCCGAGCGTCATCAAGCTGCGCAATGGCGAGTACACCTCGCTGGAGCGCCACATCGACCTTGAAGATACTCTCAACATGCGCCGGTCGATCATTCGCCACACGGCGGAGACCTTCAATCCGGACATCTTCATCATCGACAAGGAGCCGATGGGGCTCAGCGGCGAAGTGGAAGAGACGCTCGCCTACCTCAAGAGCCGCGGCAAGCGTCTCATTCTCGGCCTGCGCGAAGTGATGGACGCACCGCACCTGCTCGAAGCCGAGTGGAAGCGCAAGGACGTCATGCACAAGATCGACAGGTTCTATGACGACATCTGGGTCTATGGTCCGCCGGACTTTTACGACCCCCTCGTCGGCCTCGACGTGCCCCAGGGAGTGCGCGACAAGCTGAACTTCGTCGGATTCCTGCAAAGGAACGCGCTTCAGATGGACCGCGCCCAGTATCAGCCGTCCGGTGATTACCTGCTGGTGACCACGGGTGGTGGCGGTGATGGGGCGGAGCTCGTGCAGGACGTCCTTCGGGCCTACCAGCAGGATGCCGAGCTGACCCATAAGGCCCTCATCGTCCTCGGCCCCTACATGCCACAGGAACAGCGCACCAAGCTCACGCAGGAAGCCTCGAAAATCCCCTATGTCGAGGTGATCGAGTTCGACACGCGCATGGAGGATCTGGTCGCCGGTGCCCGGGCCGTCGTGGCAATGGGGGGCTACAACACCTATTGCGAAATCCTCTCCTTCGACAAGCCGGCGCTGATCGTGCCCCGCGTACAGCCGCGCGAGGAGCAGCTGATACGCGCATCGCGCGCCGCCGAGCTTGGGCTGGTCGATATGCTGCTGCCGGATGAATCGAGCGACCCGGTGCGGCTTGCCGCTGCCCTGAAGGCCTTGCCGCAACGTCCGCCGCCGTCGAGCGGCAGCCCGGAACTGCGGCTCGAAGGCCTTCGCAACATCGCCCGTATCGTCGGCGACGAGCTTGCGGCGCGTGAACTCACGCCACCCGCCGCCTGA
- a CDS encoding ABC transporter permease — protein MVRYILGRIAVMVPTLILISMLVFTIIELPPGDYFESYISELRAMGEATDMAEIEELRERYGFDKPAPLRYLHWVGGMLIGDFGYSFEYRLPVSEVVGDRLWLTVLVSFVTILFTWLLAFPIGIYSATHQYSWGDYGLTLAGLIGIAVPNFMLALIVMYFANIWFGVSIGGLMDRQFLGAPMSWEKFRSILSHIWIPVIIIGTAGTAGMVRRLRANLLDELNKQYVVTARSKGLHPMRVLTKYPLRMSLNFFISDIGSILPSIISGAEVTAIVLSLETTGPMLIKALQTQDMYLAGSFLMFLAFLTVIGVLVSDIALAILDPRIRLGGGSRK, from the coding sequence ATGGTTCGCTACATTCTCGGGCGCATCGCCGTCATGGTGCCGACATTGATTCTCATCTCGATGCTGGTCTTCACCATCATCGAGCTTCCGCCCGGCGACTATTTCGAAAGCTATATCTCGGAGCTGCGCGCCATGGGCGAAGCAACCGACATGGCCGAAATCGAGGAACTGCGCGAACGCTACGGCTTCGACAAGCCGGCGCCGCTGAGGTACCTGCACTGGGTCGGCGGCATGCTGATCGGCGATTTCGGATATTCGTTCGAATACCGCCTGCCGGTTTCGGAAGTGGTCGGGGACCGATTGTGGCTAACGGTTCTCGTCTCCTTCGTCACAATCCTCTTCACTTGGCTTCTCGCCTTCCCGATCGGCATCTACTCGGCCACGCACCAATATAGCTGGGGTGACTACGGCCTGACGCTCGCCGGTTTGATCGGCATCGCCGTGCCGAACTTCATGCTGGCGCTCATCGTCATGTATTTCGCCAATATCTGGTTCGGGGTGTCGATCGGCGGGCTGATGGACCGCCAGTTCCTGGGTGCGCCGATGAGCTGGGAGAAGTTCCGCTCCATCCTTTCGCATATCTGGATTCCGGTCATCATCATCGGCACGGCAGGCACGGCCGGCATGGTACGGCGCCTGCGCGCCAACCTGCTCGATGAACTCAACAAACAATATGTCGTGACCGCGCGCTCCAAGGGCCTGCATCCGATGCGGGTTCTGACGAAGTACCCGCTCCGCATGTCCCTGAACTTCTTCATATCCGACATCGGCTCGATCCTGCCCTCCATCATTTCCGGCGCGGAGGTCACCGCCATCGTGCTGTCGTTGGAAACGACCGGCCCGATGCTGATCAAGGCACTCCAGACGCAGGACATGTATCTCGCCGGCTCCTTCCTGATGTTCCTGGCCTTCCTGACGGTCATCGGCGTGCTGGTCTCCGACATCGCACTCGCGATCCTCGATCCGCGCATCCGGCTCGGCGGAGGAAGCCGCAAGTGA
- a CDS encoding glycosyltransferase family 4 protein, whose translation MLQPRKIVVLLKGYPRLSETFIAQELLGLERAGLDLVLVSLRHPTDRKRHPVHDEIKAPVHYLPEYLHEEPIRVLRGLIASFRAPGFGVAFRQLLKDLRRDFSRNRFRRFGQAAVLVREWPQDAGWLHAHFIHTPASVASYASQMLNIPWTVSAHAKDIWTSEDWELAGKLSTAHWAVTCTKSGHAHLQNLAAQNRDRVHLSYHGLDLDRFPRFEHARPPRDGSDASDSVTIISVGRAVPKKGYDVLLRAFAKLPADLHWRFVHAGDGGERPKLQKLAAELGIADRITWLGAVDQKDVLEAYRKADIFALACRITADGDRDGLPNVLVEAASQRLTCVASDISGIPELFEDEVNGLLVPTEDAAALAGALERAIRDPALRERLGQAAEAKVRGSFDHHASISQLKALFDAGAREAA comes from the coding sequence TTGTTGCAGCCGCGAAAAATCGTCGTGCTCCTGAAGGGTTATCCGCGCCTGTCGGAAACCTTCATAGCGCAGGAACTGCTTGGCCTTGAACGGGCCGGGCTCGACCTCGTCCTCGTTTCGCTCCGCCATCCGACCGATCGCAAGCGTCACCCCGTGCATGACGAGATCAAGGCGCCGGTGCACTATTTGCCGGAATACCTGCATGAGGAGCCGATCCGGGTTCTGCGCGGCCTTATCGCAAGTTTTCGTGCCCCCGGCTTCGGCGTGGCGTTTCGCCAGCTCCTGAAGGACCTGCGACGGGATTTCAGCCGGAACCGTTTTCGCCGCTTTGGCCAGGCCGCCGTACTCGTGCGAGAATGGCCACAGGATGCCGGCTGGCTACATGCGCACTTCATCCACACGCCGGCTTCCGTCGCCAGCTATGCGAGCCAGATGCTCAATATCCCCTGGACGGTCTCCGCCCATGCAAAAGATATCTGGACCTCCGAGGACTGGGAGCTTGCCGGCAAGCTTTCGACCGCCCACTGGGCCGTAACCTGCACGAAGAGCGGCCACGCGCATCTGCAAAACCTTGCGGCGCAGAACCGCGACCGGGTGCATCTCAGTTACCATGGCCTTGATCTCGACCGTTTTCCTCGCTTTGAGCACGCTCGGCCGCCGCGTGACGGTTCCGACGCTTCCGACTCCGTCACCATCATCAGCGTGGGGCGTGCCGTGCCGAAAAAAGGCTATGACGTACTGCTGCGGGCATTCGCCAAGCTCCCCGCAGATCTCCACTGGCGTTTCGTCCATGCCGGTGACGGTGGCGAGCGGCCGAAGCTGCAAAAGCTGGCGGCCGAACTTGGCATAGCGGACAGGATCACCTGGCTCGGGGCGGTCGACCAGAAGGATGTGCTTGAGGCTTACCGCAAGGCCGACATCTTTGCCCTCGCCTGCCGCATTACGGCCGACGGTGACCGGGACGGTCTGCCGAACGTACTGGTGGAAGCGGCAAGCCAGCGGCTGACCTGCGTCGCGTCGGATATTTCCGGCATCCCGGAACTGTTCGAGGATGAGGTCAACGGACTGCTGGTGCCCACTGAAGACGCCGCCGCCCTCGCCGGCGCACTCGAACGCGCTATTCGCGACCCGGCTCTGCGTGAACGGCTCGGCCAGGCGGCAGAAGCCAAGGTGCGCGGCAGCTTCGATCATCATGCCAGCATCTCGCAATTGAAGGCGCTTTTTGACGCCGGAGCACGGGAGGCCGCATGA
- a CDS encoding ABC transporter ATP-binding protein — protein MNVNATRRPRDLLRIENLHVSFSLMGARITAVRGANLRVLPGKVTALVGESGSGKSVISQTAMGLQTTTARVSGKILFDDPLSGEGPIDILPLPHDGRKIRSIRGGRMGMIFQEPMTSFSPLHTIGDQISETLRIHTGLTGAEMRERCEDMLSRVGFNNPKKVYDMYSFELSGGMRQRAMIAMALVCGPALLIADEPTTALDVTIQAQILKLLKDLQLQMDMAVLLVTHDLGVVANIADEVVVIYQGEIMEAGPVETIFRQPAHPYLKGLMAAIPHFGMQRGDRLKPLREIEVNQDNLLSKKYQARTGPETILSVRNLSKTFEIRKDNWQMPGRQKEKNRPAVDDVSFDIKRGECLGLVGESGCGKTTVSKILMRAIEPDAGSVLFDDGKGPIDVLKAKGAELQSLRTRMQMVFQDPLSSLSPRMTIGDILREPLDIHDHGDTAKRKMAIKALIRAIGLDEASLQRYPHSFSGGQRQRIGIARALALGPSLIICDEPVSALDVSVQAQILNLLKDLQKDLGLTYLFISHNLAVVDYMADRVAVMWAGRIVEIAPREVIMTAPVHPYTRALLDAVAFPDLDRPLNFETAGKTSAVSRASWAQAFRDDDGGEGMAPADLGGGHFVLARRNADVRELTP, from the coding sequence ATGAACGTGAATGCGACGCGCCGGCCGAGGGACCTGCTGCGGATTGAAAACCTACACGTCTCCTTTTCGTTGATGGGCGCAAGGATCACCGCCGTCAGGGGCGCGAATCTCAGGGTGTTGCCGGGCAAGGTGACGGCCCTGGTGGGGGAGTCCGGCTCAGGCAAGTCCGTCATCAGCCAGACCGCGATGGGACTTCAGACCACGACCGCGCGGGTCTCGGGAAAAATCCTGTTCGACGATCCGCTCTCGGGCGAAGGCCCGATCGATATTCTGCCGCTGCCGCATGACGGACGGAAGATTCGCTCGATCCGCGGCGGACGCATGGGCATGATCTTCCAGGAGCCGATGACGTCCTTTTCGCCGTTGCACACGATCGGCGACCAGATCAGCGAGACGCTGCGCATCCACACGGGCCTGACCGGCGCGGAAATGCGCGAACGCTGCGAGGACATGCTGTCCCGCGTCGGATTCAACAATCCGAAAAAAGTCTACGACATGTATTCCTTCGAGCTGTCGGGCGGCATGCGCCAGCGCGCGATGATCGCGATGGCACTGGTCTGCGGCCCTGCCCTCCTCATTGCCGACGAGCCGACCACGGCGCTCGACGTGACGATCCAGGCGCAGATCCTGAAGCTCCTGAAAGACCTGCAGTTGCAGATGGACATGGCCGTGCTGCTCGTCACACACGACCTCGGCGTCGTCGCCAACATCGCCGACGAGGTGGTAGTGATCTATCAGGGCGAGATCATGGAGGCCGGGCCGGTCGAGACGATCTTCCGGCAGCCCGCCCATCCCTATCTCAAGGGCCTGATGGCGGCGATCCCGCATTTCGGCATGCAGCGCGGCGACCGCCTGAAGCCGCTCCGGGAAATCGAGGTCAACCAGGACAACCTGCTCAGCAAGAAATACCAGGCACGCACGGGTCCGGAAACGATCCTCTCGGTACGCAATCTCAGCAAGACGTTCGAGATCCGCAAAGACAACTGGCAGATGCCCGGCCGGCAGAAGGAAAAGAACCGGCCAGCCGTCGATGACGTCAGCTTCGACATCAAGCGCGGCGAATGCCTCGGCCTTGTCGGCGAAAGCGGCTGCGGCAAGACCACCGTCAGCAAGATCCTGATGCGCGCCATCGAGCCGGATGCCGGTTCCGTCCTCTTCGACGACGGCAAGGGGCCGATCGACGTCCTGAAGGCCAAAGGCGCGGAACTGCAAAGCCTGCGCACCCGGATGCAGATGGTCTTCCAGGACCCGCTGTCCTCGCTCTCGCCACGCATGACGATCGGCGACATCCTGCGCGAACCGCTCGATATCCACGACCACGGCGACACCGCCAAGCGCAAGATGGCCATAAAGGCACTGATCCGCGCGATCGGCCTCGACGAAGCATCGCTGCAACGCTATCCGCACAGCTTTTCCGGTGGCCAACGCCAGCGCATCGGCATAGCGCGCGCGCTTGCCCTCGGCCCGAGCCTCATCATCTGCGACGAACCGGTTTCCGCGCTCGACGTTTCGGTGCAGGCACAGATCCTCAACCTTCTCAAAGACTTGCAGAAGGATCTTGGACTTACCTACCTCTTCATCTCGCACAATCTCGCCGTCGTCGACTACATGGCCGACCGGGTTGCCGTGATGTGGGCCGGCAGGATTGTCGAGATCGCGCCACGCGAGGTCATCATGACCGCGCCGGTGCATCCCTATACAAGGGCGCTGCTCGATGCGGTCGCCTTCCCGGACCTCGACCGGCCGCTGAACTTCGAAACGGCCGGCAAGACCAGCGCCGTCTCGCGCGCCAGCTGGGCACAAGCCTTTCGCGATGACGACGGCGGCGAAGGCATGGCGCCGGCCGATCTCGGCGGCGGCCATTTCGTGCTTGCCCGCAGGAATGCCGATGTGCGGGAGTTGACGCCATGA